Proteins encoded in a region of the Pelmatolapia mariae isolate MD_Pm_ZW linkage group LG16_19, Pm_UMD_F_2, whole genome shotgun sequence genome:
- the dnajb11 gene encoding dnaJ homolog subfamily B member 11 produces MAAKGMNLCNVCCLLLYATTAVLAGRDFYKILGVSKSASIRDIKKAYRKLALQLHPDRNQDDPQAQDKFADLGAAYEVLSDEEKRKQYDMYGEDGLKEGHHSSHSDIFSSFFGDFGFMFGGNRQQQDRNIPRGNDIILDLEVTLEEVYSGNFVEVVRNKPVAKEAPGKRKCNCRQEMRTTQLGPGRFQMTQEMVCDECPNVKLVNEERTLEVEIEQGVRDEMEYPFIGEGEPHIDGEPGDLRFRIKVLKHPVFERRGDDLYTNVTISLVEALVGFEMDIVHLDGHKVHIVRDKITKPGARMWKKGEGLPNFDNVNIRGSLIITFDVDFPQTQLDDQQKEGIRNLLKQGSVQKVYNGLQGY; encoded by the exons ATGGCTGCTAAAGGGATGAATCTGTGTAACGTGTGCTGCCTGCTTCTTTATGCTACTACGGCGGTGCTTGCCGG GCGAGATTTCTATAAAATCTTGGGGGTGAGCAAGAGTGCATCAATCAGGGACATCAAGAAGGCCTACAGAAAGCTGGCTTTGCAGTTACATCCCGACAGAAACCAAGACGACCCGCAAGCCCAGGACAAGTTCGCAGACTTGGGGGCAGCCTATGAG GTCCTCTCAGATGAGGAGAAAAGGAAACAGTATGACATGTATGGAGAGGACGGGCTCAAAGAGGGTCACCACAGCTCTCACAGCGATATCTTCTCCAG CTTCTTTGGTGACTTTGGGTTCATGTTTGGTGGCAACCGACAGCAGCAGGACAGGAATATTCCCAGAGGAAATGACATAATACTGGACCTGGAGGTTACACTGGAAGAAGTTTACTCTGGGAACTTTGTGGAG GTTGTACGTAACAAGCCTGTAGCTAAAGAAGCTCCTGGTAAAAGGAAGTGTAACTGCAGACAGGAAATGAGGACGACCCAGCTTGGACCTGGACGTTTCCAGATGACTCAGGAAATGGTGTGCGATGAGTGTCCCAATGTGAA GCTGGTGAATGAAGAGAGGACCTTAGAGGTAGAGATCGAGCAAGGAGTGAGAGATGAGATGGAGTACCCTTTTATTGGAGAAG GGGAACCTCACATCGATGGAGAGCCTGGAGACCTTCGATTTCGCATCAAAGTGTTGAA ACATCCTGTGTTTGAGCGCAGAGGAGATGATCTCTACACTAATGTCACCATCTCTCTGGTGGAGGCACTGGTTGGCTTTGAGATGGATATAGTACATTTGGATGGACACAAG GTCCACATAGTGAGGGATAAGATCACAAAGCCCGGTGCTCGAATGTGGAAGAAAGGAGAGGGACTGCCCAACTTTGACAACGTCAACATTCGAGGTTCCCTCATCATCACCTTCGATGTAGACTTTCCTCAGACACAGCTCGACGACCAGCAGAAAGAAG GTATTCGGAATCTTCTGAAACAGGGATCTGTACAGAAGGTTTACAACGGACTACAAGGATACTAA